The Thermocladium sp. ECH_B genome contains the following window.
TGATATGATGAATAACACAACTATTAAGATCAGCACTAGGTTTATCGCTCTAAAGCCCAGCGACCTTAATAATCCCATACCAATGCAAGGGCATTACCTATTTATTAATTTTACCCAAAAATAATAAACGATAAAATACATAGAAAAATATATAAAACAGAAAGAAGAACAAAAATCAATAAATCAAATAAAACGAGAAACAAAAAATAAATTTATTTTCAATTAGCCACCAGAAACATATTACTGCTTCTTCCTACCAAGAGCCAACCAAACACCAACCGCTATAATTACGACGACTATTATGACAACTACAGCTATCAATAATGAACTTGACGTAGTGGTAGGCGGCGGAGTAGACGTAGTAGGCGGAGACGTAGTGGTAGGCGGCGGAGTAGACGTAGTAGGCGGAGACGTAGTGGTAGGCGGCGGAGGCGGCGGCGAAACAAGAACAGTCGCCTCATATTGAGCCGGTATCGGAGTAGCAGTAGTGTGAACCACGGCTAGAACCTCATAAGTTCCCGGCTGGAGCATCGCCGTAACTGTCGCTGGAACAGTCACATTAACTATACCATTAGCTCCAGTGGCCGTTGCATTGTACAATATACTGCTGGTGGATGGATTAATCAAGTAAATTGTAGCCACTGGATTACCAACTCCTTGAACCTTTATCGTGAATGAGGCGGTCTGGTTAGATACTATACTAGTTGGAGAGAAACCAACCACTGACGGCGCGAAGTTTCCTTGTGGCGGGAACGACGTAATGCCTTGCGATGTATATATCTTGTTGAACCAATAATTATAATTGAATGGGTATCCACTCCATGCAACAAGGGTTGCCGATTGTGGAGTAACGGTTATTAATTGCTTTAATATATATGGTCCATTGCTTATGAACATATTGCCGTATGTATTATAGAAGTTCAATGCATCCTGGTAATCCTGAACAGCCTGGCTAGTGGATAGGAATGAGACGCCATTTATGTTAAAGACAGACCCATTATCCCAAACATAACCAGTTGCGGTCCAATCCTTCAATATGCCAGCAAGTATTGCGGCGTCACCGGCTTGGCTAATATCTATTTGATGCGTATTAAGGGATGAAGCCTCACTGCTGGTGAATGCACCCTTGCCCTCGACGAAGTCCTGCAACATAGCGGCATATACTTGCCATGGAACAACCATGGAATATAGTCCCGGTGCATAGTATGCAGCAACTATGTTGGGATCGGGGAACCAGTAATTCCCATAAACCACCACAGTTCCATTGTTGAAGAACTGTAAACCAACTATCTCCGACGTAGTCGGCGAAATTATTCCCTGGAGGTCAGATAATGCGCTGGCGCTGGGGCCAAGATCCTTGCCGAGCTGAGCCAAATCGAACCATAAGTAATAATTAAATATGATGTCTGCCATGGTTATGGGTTGACCATCCTGCCAATTAGTGCCAAGCCAGGTTCCATTGAAGTATAGATAAACTATGTCCTTNGCAGTATTGCCGGGCCCAACAGGCACCCACTTCTCCAGCGTTGCGTTCCAAATAACCGCATTGGGCGGCACAGGGTACGTTGCTGCAGCATTATTCACATTCATGACGGTTCTCCATGCGCCTCTAAATGGCAAGGGCTCCCCACTGGTGGGGCTATAGAATATGAATGGGTCAAATAGGAATCCGCCGAACACGTCGGCGCTGTATGAATCAATGGAGTAATACCATCCTATTGGATCCCACGGGAACTGAGCCACATGAAGCATGCCGACATTCAGCACACTTGGATGAGCGGCATTATAGGCGAATTTTACACCAACCGGGTTGAAGCTCTCGAGCCCCATGAGGCTCGGCAAGTAATCCTTAACGCTATTCAGCACTGGGTATGATACGGCCCTATATACTATCCATACCCTTATTGCTTGCTGGAATCCCATTAAANCCGATAACTCGGAATACTTCTCAAATTGAGCCAGAGAGGAGAAATTGCCTGTGGCAACCATATATGTCAAGTTATTTATCGTGGAGTTAGCATAATTATACCAGCCTGGAGTGCCCCATCCAGGAACATTGCCATACCAAGTGGCGAACCAAGCATCGCCAGCACCAGTATCCCAAGGCTCTGGAGTTACTGACCAAGCCTCGGTATATATGCTCCAACTCATATTGGCGGGATTGCTACCGTACACGATAGTTAAGGCATCTCTAAGACTGCCATACTCTGGCTGAACCGTGAAGCCTAATTGTTGGAGCGAGGCCATGAACATTTGACCCATCTTATACCTGAATTCATCGTCGTTCCTAATGAAGAACTTTATGGTCACTGGTTGAGGCGCTGATGAACCTGGCGGTAGGTAATACCACATGTGGTTTATGTATAGGATCCTTCCATGCCAAACTGGATCTGTCTTGTTTAGCTTTACGAAGTAAGCATAAATCGATGCATTCACGAAGGAGGGATCATAATGCACATTATACTTTAATATTGATGGCAATATTAGTTTATAGTTGTTGGGGGCGAATATTGATGGCCAAGCAACCATGGGTTGAGCATTCCCACTGAATACTTGCGATATGACGCCGCTCCTGTCAACTAGGTAATTCATTAGGAATCTAACGTATCTATATGCGAATGGGTTAAATGTCGTATTGCTTGGATATGGGTTAAAGAGGTAATCATATATTGATATAGGCGCCGGCGACACGAATGTTATATTGGGATTACTGGAGAGCTGAGAAAGAGTGCTGGGTGGCAATGCCCATGGATTAAGGAAGATATCTATCTTTCCGGAGGAGAAGTACTGCGGTACTTGGCTTGAGGATACTTCATATATATTAACTGTTTGCGGCATTTGCTGCGCATATGCTACCAGCGCTAAGCCCATCGCTAGCGCGATGGCAAGCGCGAGAATCCAAATTTCCTTNCGCATATTAGTTTCGATTATTTCTTGCTTTTAAGTTTTTCTCTATATACCTCGTTTATTATTTGTGAAAACCCAAACACAACTAGAACTATAGTGGCAATGAATAAGATCAATGATAACCATAAAAGCACCCAGAAAATATAGGTTCTATCTAGCTCATA
Protein-coding sequences here:
- a CDS encoding ABC transporter substrate-binding protein, with translation MRKEIWILALAIALAMGLALVAYAQQMPQTVNIYEVSSSQVPQYFSSGKIDIFLNPWALPPSTLSQLSSNPNITFVSPAPISIYDYLFNPYPSNTTFNPFAYRYVRFLMNYLVDRSGVISQVFSGNAQPMVAWPSIFAPNNYKLILPSILKYNVHYDPSFVNASIYAYFVKLNKTDPVWHGRILYINHMWYYLPPGSSAPQPVTIKFFIRNDDEFRYKMGQMFMASLQQLGFTVQPEYGSLRDALTIVYGSNPANMSWSIYTEAWSVTPEPWDTGAGDAWFATWYGNVPGWGTPGWYNYANSTINNLTYMVATGNFSSLAQFEKYSELSXLMGFQQAIRVWIVYRAVSYPVLNSVKDYLPSLMGLESFNPVGVKFAYNAAHPSVLNVGMLHVAQFPWDPIGWYYSIDSYSADVFGGFLFDPFIFYSPTSGEPLPFRGAWRTVMNVNNAAATYPVPPNAVIWNATLEKWVPVGPGNTAKDIVYLYFNGTWLGTNWQDGQPITMADIIFNYYLWFDLAQLGKDLGPSASALSDLQGIISPTTSEIVGLQFFNNGTVVVYGNYWFPDPNIVAAYYAPGLYSMVVPWQVYAAMLQDFVEGKGAFTSSEASSLNTHQIDISQAGDAAILAGILKDWTATGYVWDNGSVFNINGVSFLSTSQAVQDYQDALNFYNTYGNMFISNGPYILKQLITVTPQSATLVAWSGYPFNYNYWFNKIYTSQGITSFPPQGNFAPSVVGFSPTSIVSNQTASFTIKVQGVGNPVATIYLINPSTSSILYNATATGANGIVNVTVPATVTAMLQPGTYEVLAVVHTTATPIPAQYEATVLVSPPPPPPTTTSPPTTSTPPPTTTSPPTTSTPPPTTTSSSLLIAVVVIIVVVIIAVGVWLALGRKKQ